The DNA region ACATCTAAAACTCAGAGAACACTACGCTCCTAGTAGCACTAACACTGTCAATCTAACCGTCCACTTGCAACCCAGCAGCGTCTGACACCAATAGGGTCTCTCACCTCAGGTGAGTTAGTCCCTTAAACAGTCTCAAATACCACTGCAGATGACTACTCGCCGTCGTGAGGCAGCCCTAACCTCCCAAACATGTAATATACCTATTAGGACCTCTGAGTCTTCCTGTCCTTACGGGGGGACACGCATACCCTGTACCTTTTGAATAGTACAAACATTATTTTATGCTCACTTCCTCCACTTGTGATACTAAAGTTTTCGCCATTGTTGTCAATCTTCAAATCTTTCACCTTTAAAAATTCTTTGGATTTCACAGTCGTACTTCAACTCGGTCTGTAGGACACAATCAGACTATCTCTCATATTAACAAAAATTCTAACATAATTTCTCAGGTGACAATTACGCAAACTGAATTAGTGGATCAAATTCAAACTTTACCTTACTGAACAAACATATGAACATCAAACATTCCCCTCAATCCACCACAAGTACACATACTCATGCTTTCAGTCCTGCACACACCCCAAATCCATCTTGCTCTACAAATAACCTAGCCATCAAGTCACCTAAAAAAATGAAAGACACCTAAAAAAAACGGAAGACACGTCATTCTTTTCTTGACATGATAGAAGTAAAACGTCAAGAAAAATTAACTTAACATCACATGTAAAACAATTAGGATATGGTAAAAATTGTTTCACCTTTACGATTTAGCATGACCATCATATCATAGACATCAAATGGTTATAAAGTTAAAGACGAAAACATATCAAGCATTACTGGAAATTGATTCTTTCGATAAAATTCACTATGTTTTGTAGCTAATAACATGAAGATCTCATTCTATCGATTTTTTTTATATTCAACTTAAATTACTTATTCTGTTTTGCAATTATTTTTCCAACATGTCATTGACAGAAATCTTGTTTTGATGTGTACATTACAATCTTAAAGAGTTTATTCTTTGTGAAAATGAGAGAAAGTAACAGTTTGTAAATCTCATTGATAATAAAACTGGATCAAATGATACGATGGGATCAATCCCTAGATATATATACATAAAGTTTTCCTGCAATATGTGTGTTACGAAACTTATGGAGAAGAGCAATGAAAATTTTTCGATTAGGTATGAAAAGTTTGTTTCTGAAGTATAATAGCCGTTTTTTAATGTATACAACTCGTTTTTCTATAACTCCTTTTGTTTCACTAATATTTATCCTTCCAAATACAATTTATAAAAATTGTATAGACTATTGAAGAGATTAGGATTTGTGAAAAGATGGTCAATAGAAATGATTCGTTCACGGAGAACTTCgtactcaagtcatcagcaacCAACTTTGAACAACCATGTTTGTAAAATATCTCTAAAATTGAATCCTTGTAGATTGGGAGCTCTAAGACCATGTTCATATATCTCaataatgaattttttttgtAAAGTCTAAAAAATCCATCACCAACATGTCAATCATTTTTTTAAATTCTATAAAAGCTAGAATAACATCTTTACTCTAAGAAAACTTAATAGAATGCAACAAGTTAATAAGTGGACCGGAGAGAGTTGTGTACTGGTGCACAAAGTGTCTCAATGAGTCCTAAAAAATTACAAAGAGTCGCGAGTGAACAAATAATTATTTCTATCCACTACAAAGACACATTTAGATAATTTGACATAAAAAACAtgtaattttaaaaaattaaaaacaatatGCTAATCAACTAAGTGATCGCTCAAATTTGAACAGTAAATTAAGATACCATtaaaaaactaaaacaaaaaaTGGTAAGTAAGGACAGAGTACACCATTCATGGTAGAATAAATTCTTTAAGATTGTAATGCAGGTTACATAGGTAAATTCTATAAGATTGTAATGCAGGTTACATAGGTAAATTCTTTAAGATTGTAATGCAGGTTACATAGCTAAATTCTTTAAGATTGTAATGCAGGTTACATAGCTAACTCTAAACACTAGCACTTTCGTGCTTTGTAGCGGTTCACGATATTTTAACTAGGGAATAGTGAAGCTTGATCATTATTAAGTAACTTTATTTCATCATTAGGATTAGAACTACTACCTGCTTCTGCTTGGATCTCATTCAGCCCTTGAATATTCAGTAAGTTTTCGAGCACATCTTCCATGGTTGGTCTCATATCACTAGAAATTTGGAGACACCGAAATGCTAACTCGGCAACACCATTAATCATTTGATTTTCTTTGGAATCTGAATTAAAATCGAGGGTATGATCCACAATATCAGTCAAAgtttgattttgaaattttttcaTAGCCATTTCGTACAGAACGACATCTTCCTCCTTTCTGCTGATATCATAAGCACGCAAACATGTTATTAGCTCTATCAGTACCACTCCAAAACTAAAGACATCACTTTTATAAGTAAGCTCCTCAGTTTTTTTGTACTCGGGATCTAAACAGCCGGAGGTCCCTTGTGGAGTTGTTAAAACACGACTTTTATTAATTGGAAAGATGCGGGAGAGTCCAAAATCTGCTACTTTGACATGACATTCGGCATTTAAAAGAATATTACTCGATTTAATATCTATGTGGACGATAGTAGAAGCATGAAGATACTTCAATGCATCTGCAGTCTCCACAGCAATCCTCATCCTAATATTCCAAGGAAGTTTTTCAGATGTTGCTTTGTTACCATGAAGATGGTCATACAAACTTCCATTTGAAACATACTCGTAGACAATCATAGTTTCACGGCTTATTAGTGATGTGCAACCATATAACAACACGAGATTGGGATGCACAACCCTTGCTAGTATTTCTATTTCGTTGAGAAATTGTTTTTCTTTATTACTGGTGTATTCAAAAAGTCTTTTCACCGCCACTTCACATCCATCTAGTAGTCTTCCTGAAAATAAtcaaatcataaaaaatatttgtTAAGACTACTAAAATGTAAAAAATGGACTTAATTTCTTGCTGTTGGAGTTTTCCACAGTCATTGCAGACAGTTTATAAAAGTTGTTGAGATGTCAAATTGAAATTTAGAGTCTCAACTGTTTGATCGCGATCAGTCATTGAGTGCAATGACTGTTTCAGAAAGGATAAGTTATATTGACAAAATTACCGCAACTAAAAAGTTTACCAAATGTGTACATCTTATAAGCGGCAACATAGAATTGGCTCAAGAATAGTGGAAGTAAAAGAAAAGTGTTGATGAAAGAAAAAATTAATGATATCTGAGAAGAGTATTTATTCATAGTGACTTTGGTGTAATTAGAACCTGTATCATGCGAcctgaaattcaattgcatttgtTAATATATATACTACAAGATATAGGATGATTTTAATGACTTATGAGTATGAAAATGTGTATGGTTCTCACAACATTATTCTCTTATATTAAAAAAACAGAATTGACAATTACATTATTCTCCTCTTGTACAAGAATATCACCCACATGTATGTTGTCATTCAAAGACAAATATTCCTTCTAATTTGATTAGTTTCAATTTTTTCAAAGCCATTATTTGAAGATACGAGGAGGTAAGAGGTTAATTTGAAAGAGACCATAGGAAAGAAGAAGGGATTGGCAGGTGGTGACGCAGttaaaaagaagaaaaaatcaAAGAGCAATGTTGGGAGTCTTATCCATGGATGTTTTTAATATCTCTGTTTGTTACCATGAAGATAACTAAATGATAACAACGTATTCTAGCATTGAATTTAAAAGAAGGCTTGCACAGTTCTCTTCTGTACACTATGAATGTAGATAATATTTTCTATACCAAATACTCGTAGCAAAAGGAAATAAGAAGAGAAATAAAATCATAACATGAAAAAGTTTGATAATTTCAATCATATTTTCATCTATATGCATGAATCCGTTTCCATCGTGATTGGAGAGTTTGGAATGATGAGTCAAGGATTGATTAAAAGCAAGAGAGATAACTTACTTGGTTTCACCAATGGAAAGAGAAGTAAACGATAGTTGTTGAGTTCCGCTTCAATCGTTTTCCGGCCGTGGCTGATTGTTAAAGGACTGAGTTGTCGGCATTACAATCTCTTAATGCGCTTTTTCAATTCCTTGGTGGTAGCTATGCAGCAGAAGTTTGTGGTGCTTTATAATATATTTAGTAGAGGGGAGTGTGCTCTTCTATTTTTTGTTTGGTGACAATTGGATTTTATTTTCAGCGTCTACCATGGGGTATTATTGCCTACCTTATACCTAGTTCTTTATTTATTTACTTCCCATAGTCTCAAAATATTTGTACTAATATAAACTTATGGACATATAAAGCAGGATTCCTACTACATATAAAGCAGGACATATAAAGCAGTacttttaaatttattttatcaCTTACACACTTATACTTATTTCATCTAACTTGTACTTCATAAACTAAATCATCCCTCATCTCTTTTATTTTCATTTAAAAACTGAACATTAAAgtaaaatatattttaaatattcatcatatttaattttaaatataatatCTTTAAATATGATAAAGAAGTAAATTCTTTTTGTTCATCTTTAATATAATTAGATGTCGcaaattttatttatattatttgtAAATCAAGTATAATAGATAGGGTTATGCTAACTAGTGTCTGGGGTATTGGTTACGAAAtttaaataaagaaaatagaTTAAGTTCAATTTATTGAATACATacaatatttttttaaaaagttaattatttatgttttcatTGCATTGAATACACATATATCTAGAAAAAAAAACATGTCTTTTTAATCACTTAAATAGTATTCAACTTAGCATGTTAGTCTCTTAACCAATGTCTCATAGGCACTCGTTAGCATTTTCCTAATAGATATCGTATTTCATTGATTCAATTAATATCATATGGTTTATGCACCCTAACTAAGTTAGTTATGACAAGGCCAACAACTCACAAAATCTGGCTCGATCTCCTTAGACCTAATTCTTTTAAGAGATTCACCATGTTGATATATAGACGTATAGATAGACATGCATCACATGAGGTTGCATTAGAGCACACCTCCGATCAATAATTGAGATTAGGGTTGTTCATGATATAGTTTTATCAGAAATCTGACCCGAACCGAACCAAACCATTATAAGGTCATCCAAATTGAACTGAACCGTTTTTATTTTTCTAGAATTGGACTGAACCAAAATTCATGGTTTGGCATAATGGTTCGGAATTCCAAATCAGACCAAATCATTAGAAGATAATTTTTCTAAAGTGAACCATTTATTAAGGAATGGAGTCGTTATActtgttttgatttttttaatagaaaattatattaaatttatttctaaaattttttaaaactttttttaaaataatattttacaTAACTGTTTTACATAAAAATGCATTTCCTATCTCCTTTCACAATCAAAATTACAAATCAATTTAAATCAAAATCGCAATCCTCAAAATTTGAGAGGCTTGATCTATATGAAGGATGTGATACTTTTGGGACTTCATTTCCATAGTCAAGCTTCCGTTTCGGCAATCAAGTATAAACTTAGGGTGTCCACAATAGCTAGGTTGGGTGTTATAGTACCAGAAAGGATGATTTGTATTAATGAAATTACCGTAACTAAAAGGTTCACAAGATGTGTACATCTCATATGCGGTAACATAGAATTGGCTCAACAGTAGTGGGAGTAAAAGAAAAGTGTTGATGAAAGAAAAAGTTAATGATATATGAGAAGAGTATCTTTTTTATAACGACTTTGGTGTAATAACATCCTCTATCATGCAAcctgaaattcaattgcatttgtTATTATATATTCTACAAGATATAGGACGATTTTAATGACTCGAGTATTTAAGTGTGAGACAAGTGCGATAATCACTAACAACCGTTCCATCAGTGCTAAAAGCATATTCTAAAGTTACAATAGAGGCGGGAATAACCAACATTTCTTGCCAAAATAGGATATCTAGTTAAGTTGACTTTCCACCAATCTAAGATGTCAAGCCCATCTGCTTTAACGTATGGTAGCCGTGTTTCTTGTAGATATGATTCAATTTCGGTGTTAGGATTTGACTTATGCCCAGTTTCTTGATTGTAGTGACAAAAAATATTATCATTATCATCCTCATTCGGTGGTGTGTCTAGTTGGCTAGATTGAGAGTCGACAAAACCTTGATATTGAACATAAAGTTATGTAAGAGAAgactttgattttttttctttaaatcaTTGACTTTTCCAGTGCTAGCATATAAAAGACCAATATAAAACTTCGTAATAGACTATTTCACCCTTGAAACAAGAAGAAAAGCAAACAATAGTAAGATGTTGATTGTGTCAGGATTTCCCCAATATTTGTTGAATTTACCTTTCATCTTATTCGTCGTGCTTTTGATGTGCGCATTATTACTctttgtcataccctaaaatttgcccaTACTTTTCCAATACTTTTACCTGACCTTTTGACCCTCAGTGCATTTCATACTCACGCAATACGCATTCatttgaaattttatttttatataaacATCATTGATTCAAAAGATTTTGCTAATTATGATACAAAGGTGGTGCTGGCACAACAATAATGGTTGGTTCATTCCGTATGGATCAAGTCACGTGGAACTCTAATCTTTGGTATATGCTGGTAGTTGTATTGACTACATCATGGCATTGGATATTGAAGTTACTGGGAACTATCTTAATCTATGACTTGTTTGATTCATGGCACATCAGTTCATTCAAGTCAAAGAAAGCAGATTCAATATTTATTCAAATTTATTCAAGTGCAAGTTAAAAATACAAGACATGATTCATTTCAAAAAGACAAAGGTTCAACATTCCACTACAAAAAGCAAAATAATAAATACACAAATTACATCCTTATTCAATCTCTTGTGTTTCTCCAAAGCATCTAACTATCAGAGTTGTTCCATGAGTGAGTCTTGAGTCATGAACGTCGTGCTCCATTCCCTTGACCAACGTCAAGCCTTAATCATGTTAATCCTATAAAATCACACACACAATGAGAAACAGTCAAGCCATTATGCTTTACACATGAGCACATGCATCAAAATAAGGACAAAACCCCAGTTTTCGAGTTAGTAACTGGTTACCATGttttgggtaaccggttacacctgctTCATCTCACCAAAGAGGCCATTTTTTCGTTATGGTAACCGGTTACAAAAGACCTAGTAACCGATTATGCCTGCAATTTCAACACTTTTAGTATCCTGTTTTCACCTATTTTCCTTCATGTAACCGATTATGCAAAACCTAGTTACCGGTTACACATGCTATTTTTTCAATTACAGCCTGCATAATGCATCACATAAGCATTTCAAGTCAAAACCAAGTCTAGTAACATTTCACATAACACACCAATGTAGAGCCTATAACATAATGCAATAACATAGAGTATTCATATCTTTGAACCAAGCATCAATGCAATATCACTTGCACTCACCAACCCTTGAACTACACTAATTCACCTTCATCCTAACACATTATCATTCATCAAGACTCTAACACATGAGCTACACTAACATCACTTAATTGTCATAACAGTCCCAACTAACATTTAACAGAAAATCTAACAACATTAACTTCATAACCAACTTGTTCATTGAGTCACTTAACACTAACTACTGCCCTAACTTTCAACCGCCGATGCCCAGAAAAACTGACCGAAACGGTTATCTATATAATCTCACACTCTCTTCAAATTTCAAGATGAATGAACAATTTTTCTCTGAAATTTCTGCACTCAAAACAAAATTTTCTTTctaacttcatcttctccaattctCCTACCTACAATAAAGCTCTCTCTCACCATTGGAGCAAGCTTCATATTGAAGTTTGTCACTAATTGAGCTAAACCTCTTACATTCTAAATTCACATAATCGACATTAAGAACAACAATTCAATTTATAATTTTTCAGAGCTAAATCATTGAAGAGTAGAAGTAGAAGGTTAAAATTAGCATACCTCTAgttttcttcatcttcttcatctttaGAATTCGATCATTTCCAAACTTTCATCTATTAGGTCGGTGAATTTTCTTTTTCCTCTGTTTGCTTGAAACTTGAGACCATAACGTATCTCTTGCATTGGAGAATCAAAGCCTCAACGTTTAGTGGCTTGATTCTTCACCTTTGTTATTTAATTTTAGTTTTCATAGTTAGGGTTCATGACTTTCTTGCTTCAATTCTGAGAATTAGTGGAGTGTTGAACCAAATTGATGAGTAGTTTAGAAAGAGGAGATTGAGAGGAGCATTTTTGATGTTGCAACTTGACTGATCCAGGAAATTCCTCCGCCTCCGGTGGCGGGGTAAAGTGGTGGAAGAAGGAGAGcatgaaaggaagaagatcaaGTTGTTGGTTTTTCTTTCTTTCTTCCCTTTGCAATTTTTGTTTGGGCCTTAGTGCAACATAAGTTCAATGTTTTGTTATATGCACCTCTGTTTTGAGCAACAACATTCTTGTTGAACACAATAATTACACTTGACCTTGGGCCTCAATATGTTAGGCACAATGTCTCTGTTTCTATACCACACTCCCTTCTGGCCTTCACACCCCTCTACAATAGTTTATTTTTATTGAATTAatgttttttttctttaaatttttttatacATTTTTTCTATGCTTTAATTCATAATAATGCATGTTAATACTTGTTTCTACACATTATTTTGACATGAAAAATTCTTAGAAAgttaaataaaaataaataacaatgcatgttagttaattatattttaattaggattaattctAGATTAGTTCCTTTAAATAGAAATTAATACACATATGTTCACTTTAATTTTAGATTAACTTGTAGATATTAAGCAATATTAAT from Lathyrus oleraceus cultivar Zhongwan6 chromosome 1, CAAS_Psat_ZW6_1.0, whole genome shotgun sequence includes:
- the LOC127115330 gene encoding LEAF RUST 10 DISEASE-RESISTANCE LOCUS RECEPTOR-LIKE PROTEIN KINASE-like 1.2, translated to MNKYSSQISLIFSFINTFLLLPLFLSQFYVAAYKMYTFGRLLDGCEVAVKRLFEYTSNKEKQFLNEIEILARVVHPNLVLLYGCTSLISRETMIVYEYVSNGSLYDHLHGNKATSEKLPWNIRMRIAVETADALKYLHASTIVHIDIKSSNILLNAECHVKVADFGLSRIFPINKSRVLTTPQGTSGCLDPEYKKTEELTYKSDVFSFGVVLIELITCLRAYDISRKEEDVVLYEMAMKKFQNQTLTDIVDHTLDFNSDSKENQMINGVAELAFRCLQISSDMRPTMEDVLENLLNIQGLNEIQAEAGSSSNPNDEIKLLNNDQASLFPS